Proteins found in one Rhodovulum sp. MB263 genomic segment:
- a CDS encoding Hsp20/alpha crystallin family protein yields MLYPSTFAADPFALMRQMGRDLDRTLGARLGARTAAFPAVNVWQNDEAVAITAELPGIAPSDIDITIKDNVLTLSGERRAPEFGDSAIWHRRDRTYGRFSRAIRLPFPARDDQVEARFVNGVLRVVVARPEEDKPRRIEIKAL; encoded by the coding sequence ATGCTCTATCCGTCCACATTCGCTGCGGACCCGTTCGCGCTGATGCGCCAGATGGGCCGCGACCTCGACCGGACCCTCGGCGCAAGGCTCGGCGCTCGGACAGCCGCCTTTCCGGCGGTCAATGTCTGGCAGAATGACGAGGCCGTGGCGATCACCGCCGAGCTGCCGGGCATCGCCCCGTCGGATATCGACATCACGATCAAGGACAATGTCCTGACGCTGTCGGGCGAGCGCCGCGCGCCGGAGTTCGGCGACAGCGCCATCTGGCACCGGCGCGACCGCACCTATGGGCGTTTCAGCCGCGCGATCCGCCTGCCCTTCCCCGCCCGCGACGACCAGGTCGAGGCGCGCTTCGTCAATGGCGTGCTGCGCGTGGTCGTGGCGCGTCCCGAGGAAGACAAGCCGCGCCGGATCGAGATCAAGGCCTTGTGA
- a CDS encoding NAD-dependent epimerase/dehydratase family protein, with product MTPRASVRLSRNRTIRTAGPLSGRHLFVFGAGFCAGLAALRARDAGARVSATTRDPLRAAELAEQGIGMHLFDTAASERRAGLADMLEGVTDLLISVPPGAGGCPVRAALVSAGALRSGPGWIGYLSSTGVYGDCGGAWIDETRAPAPRTADARARLIAEGDWAALAADGGAALDILRLSGLYGPGRRNALDRMRSPGIRAVLRHGQVFNRIHVEDAAGAILAAMSAPAGQRLVNVADDLPAPAHALLDHAARLLGRPPAPRVPLGEAGLPPVAAAFWAENRRIRNDRLKALPGFALRYPTYREGLAAILAEERAGIATTAAE from the coding sequence ATGACCCCGCGCGCATCCGTCCGTCTTTCCCGCAACAGGACGATCCGAACCGCAGGACCGCTTTCGGGACGCCATCTCTTCGTGTTCGGCGCGGGCTTCTGCGCAGGCCTCGCGGCGCTTCGCGCCCGCGACGCGGGCGCCCGGGTCTCGGCCACTACCCGCGACCCGCTGCGCGCGGCCGAACTGGCCGAGCAAGGCATCGGGATGCATCTTTTCGACACCGCCGCCAGCGAGCGTCGGGCCGGTCTGGCCGACATGCTGGAGGGCGTCACCGATCTGCTGATCTCGGTCCCGCCCGGCGCCGGGGGCTGTCCGGTCCGCGCCGCGCTCGTCTCCGCCGGGGCGCTGCGTTCCGGACCGGGATGGATCGGCTATCTGTCCTCGACCGGGGTTTACGGCGATTGCGGCGGCGCCTGGATCGACGAGACCCGCGCCCCGGCGCCGCGAACCGCCGATGCCCGCGCCCGGCTGATCGCCGAAGGCGACTGGGCCGCACTGGCTGCCGATGGCGGCGCCGCGCTCGACATCCTGCGCCTGTCCGGCCTTTACGGTCCCGGGCGCCGCAACGCACTGGACCGGATGCGAAGCCCCGGCATCCGGGCCGTGCTGCGCCACGGGCAGGTGTTCAACCGCATCCATGTCGAAGATGCGGCAGGCGCGATCCTGGCCGCCATGTCCGCCCCCGCGGGCCAGCGTCTCGTGAACGTCGCCGACGACCTGCCCGCCCCCGCTCATGCGCTTCTGGATCATGCCGCGCGGCTTCTGGGCCGCCCGCCCGCGCCGCGCGTGCCGCTCGGGGAGGCCGGGCTGCCGCCCGTCGCGGCGGCGTTCTGGGCCGAGAACCGGCGCATCCGCAACGACCGGCTGAAGGCCCTGCCCGGGTTCGCGCTGCGCTATCCCACCTATCGCGAGGGACTTGCCGCAATTCTCGCCGAAGAGCGCGCAGGTATCGCCACAACCGCCGCAGAATAG
- a CDS encoding Hsp20/alpha crystallin family protein — protein sequence MQIRDLIPWARKEHNPEPKTVNGNGTGEDNPIAALQRDMNRVFEGFWNRLGARDWPLGGDAKSDVVETADAIEVSIELPGMEMKDIEVSVTDDTLTVKGEKRVERQEEKTGYYLSERSYGAIYRSLPLPPGVDGSKAEASFRNGVLTIRLPQTAQAQSRVRKIEVQGA from the coding sequence ATGCAGATCAGGGATCTCATCCCCTGGGCGCGGAAGGAGCACAACCCCGAGCCCAAAACCGTAAACGGAAACGGAACTGGCGAGGACAACCCGATCGCGGCATTGCAACGCGACATGAACCGCGTCTTCGAGGGGTTCTGGAACCGCCTCGGCGCGCGCGACTGGCCGCTGGGAGGCGATGCGAAATCAGATGTCGTCGAGACCGCCGATGCCATCGAGGTGTCGATCGAGCTGCCCGGCATGGAGATGAAGGACATAGAGGTCTCCGTCACCGACGACACCCTGACCGTCAAGGGCGAGAAGAGGGTCGAGCGCCAGGAAGAGAAGACCGGCTATTACCTGTCCGAACGCAGCTATGGCGCGATCTATCGCAGCCTGCCGCTGCCGCCCGGCGTCGATGGCAGCAAGGCCGAGGCCTCGTTCCGGAACGGGGTGCTGACGATCCGCCTGCCGCAGACGGCCCAGGCGCAGTCGCGAGTCAGGAAGATCGAGGTGCAGGGCGCCTGA
- the hutW gene encoding heme anaerobic degradation radical SAM methyltransferase ChuW/HutW translates to MTVQSVTASGQRAPDPFFARISDDPLAGAFPGGMRAHAHGQASAVPAEDMHALWDRLCATPRHGPTVAYVHVPFCENHCLFCGFYQNPWRREAGAPYVEAVLAQMRAGAATAAQQGHPIRALYLGGGTPSALSARDLARLVGSLRETLPLSPDCEITLEGRIVSFGLEKARAAFDAGVNRISLGVQSFDDRVRRRLGRKSTRSETLRFLEGLVAADCGAVVIDLIYGLPGQDRATFRDDLRMATALGIDGLDLYALKTIPGTPLLLAQEKGKLLPAAPHSLGHYYADGCEEMERAGWDAISTTHWRRGLRERNLYNADIKSGAACLAFGAGAGGNMHGHGYRLQPDLDAYAEATRQGGRAPLAGLMRPSALAPVHNAIKAGMERGRLDPAPVERALAECGLALRFEDLAAPLLTQWQEAGLMTAGTGALPLTLAGRFWQVAMTARLIAWTDRSVREATREACSPEETTA, encoded by the coding sequence ATGACAGTGCAAAGCGTGACAGCCTCCGGGCAAAGGGCCCCCGACCCGTTCTTCGCCCGCATCTCGGACGACCCGCTCGCGGGCGCCTTCCCGGGCGGGATGCGGGCGCATGCCCATGGCCAGGCCAGCGCGGTGCCGGCCGAGGACATGCACGCGCTCTGGGACCGGCTTTGCGCCACACCGCGCCATGGCCCCACGGTGGCTTATGTGCATGTGCCCTTCTGCGAGAACCACTGCCTGTTCTGCGGCTTCTACCAGAATCCGTGGCGGCGCGAGGCAGGCGCCCCCTATGTCGAGGCGGTGCTGGCGCAAATGCGCGCCGGGGCGGCAACGGCGGCGCAGCAGGGTCACCCGATCCGCGCCCTCTATCTCGGCGGCGGTACCCCCTCTGCCCTGTCCGCCCGCGATCTCGCCCGGCTGGTCGGCAGTCTTCGCGAGACCCTGCCGCTGAGCCCGGATTGCGAGATCACGCTGGAGGGACGGATCGTCAGTTTCGGGCTCGAGAAGGCACGGGCGGCCTTCGACGCCGGCGTCAACCGCATCTCGCTCGGCGTGCAGAGCTTTGACGACCGCGTGCGCCGCCGTCTCGGCCGCAAATCCACCCGAAGCGAGACGCTGCGCTTTCTCGAAGGCCTCGTCGCGGCCGATTGCGGAGCAGTGGTGATCGACCTGATCTACGGCCTGCCGGGCCAGGACCGCGCCACCTTCCGCGACGATCTGCGGATGGCCACCGCGCTGGGGATCGACGGGCTCGATCTCTATGCGCTGAAGACGATCCCCGGCACGCCGCTCCTGCTGGCTCAGGAGAAGGGCAAGCTGCTTCCGGCCGCGCCCCACAGCCTTGGCCATTATTACGCCGATGGTTGCGAGGAGATGGAGCGGGCCGGATGGGACGCGATCTCGACCACCCATTGGCGGCGCGGCCTGCGCGAACGCAACCTCTACAATGCCGATATCAAGTCCGGCGCCGCCTGCCTTGCCTTCGGCGCGGGCGCGGGCGGCAATATGCACGGCCATGGCTACCGGCTGCAGCCCGATCTCGACGCCTATGCCGAGGCCACCCGGCAGGGCGGCCGGGCGCCGCTGGCGGGGCTGATGCGCCCCTCGGCCCTGGCACCGGTGCATAACGCGATAAAGGCGGGGATGGAGCGCGGGCGGCTCGACCCCGCCCCCGTCGAGCGGGCGCTTGCGGAATGCGGCCTCGCGCTCCGCTTCGAGGATCTGGCCGCGCCGCTTCTGACGCAGTGGCAGGAAGCGGGGTTGATGACGGCCGGGACCGGAGCCCTGCCTCTGACGCTTGCCGGGCGGTTCTGGCAGGTGGCGATGACCGCGAGGCTCATCGCCTGGACCGATCGCTCCGTCCGTGAGGCCACCCGTGAGGCATGCAGCCCAGAGGAGACGACAGCATGA
- the hemP gene encoding hemin uptake protein HemP — translation MSRAEHSFRTGATPVHDARVLTDGEITTRILLDGVAYTLRITRAGKLILTK, via the coding sequence ATGAGCCGCGCCGAACACAGCTTCCGCACCGGCGCCACCCCGGTGCATGACGCCCGGGTCCTGACCGATGGTGAGATCACCACCCGGATCCTGCTGGACGGCGTCGCCTACACCCTGCGCATCACCCGCGCGGGCAAGCTGATCCTGACGAAATGA
- a CDS encoding bifunctional diguanylate cyclase/phosphodiesterase: MQNRELVEAQAVSERERRKYLTLFERLPLPAVVLDRSGVVREANEAAAAVFGCSATEQLCNRSVYRMLDAEARSRVHAYLAAPPSVTEEGSATEIPLHVGRPHDGAYLSYSAHLARLPACSEEDGRVHMLLVDRHSDDRQEREGRCRQMLSDSTSTLIHAFDLTGNLIFANRAASAYLEGAETLSVEQRRAFDGLLGSRALDIEVLIAGKPISNQGSYAAAPEDRRSFLIQKFPLRDDSGKIFAVGGTSTDVSTLMAGQSDLYAAFSLAKDLANRDSLTGLANRPGFVERLRGALAGLDPAGKGLALGFLDIDAFKDINDGMGHEIGDAILSAFARRLEDTMGERACLGRFGGDEFLFFIADSTPEEAERLLQRTLGDIRSPYEVAGTKVLLTCSAGLSHAPRDATRAEDLLRAADMALYSAKSNGRDRISHFRESLRFTSERRLQVFSALRKALCEDSFRLVFQPKFDISDRRRIVGAEALLRWRDPQLGEVSPAEFVPLAEANGLHNALDLRVLKLFARQQGEWVRRGLRLPVSVNLSARSLQSTELVPSVLALLDYHDIPPELLLLEITETGLMTCASEAPRNLARLADAGVRISIDDFGTGYSSLAYLQKLRPSELKIDRSFIAQLDARDEASERIVRAMLALAESLQLSTVAEGIETEDQLAWLVENGCEFGQGFLVSPGLEIPAFEALLSE, from the coding sequence ATGCAGAACCGGGAACTGGTCGAGGCGCAGGCCGTCTCGGAAAGGGAGCGGCGCAAATACCTGACCCTCTTCGAACGCCTTCCGCTGCCTGCGGTTGTTCTTGACCGGAGCGGGGTGGTGCGCGAGGCCAATGAGGCCGCGGCCGCCGTGTTCGGCTGTTCCGCGACCGAGCAGCTCTGCAACCGCTCCGTCTACCGCATGCTCGACGCGGAAGCCCGAAGCCGCGTGCATGCCTATCTGGCCGCACCGCCCTCCGTCACCGAAGAGGGCTCCGCCACCGAGATCCCGCTCCATGTCGGCAGGCCCCATGACGGGGCATATCTGTCCTATAGCGCCCACCTGGCCCGGCTTCCGGCCTGTTCCGAAGAGGACGGCCGGGTGCATATGCTTCTGGTCGACCGCCATTCCGACGACCGGCAGGAACGCGAAGGCCGCTGTCGGCAGATGCTGAGCGACTCGACCTCGACCCTGATCCATGCCTTCGACCTGACCGGCAACCTGATCTTCGCCAACCGGGCCGCCAGCGCCTATCTGGAGGGCGCCGAGACACTGAGCGTCGAGCAGCGCCGCGCCTTCGACGGGCTGCTGGGCTCGCGCGCGCTCGATATCGAGGTGCTGATCGCGGGAAAGCCGATCAGCAATCAGGGCAGCTATGCCGCCGCCCCCGAGGACCGGCGCAGCTTCCTGATCCAGAAATTCCCGCTTCGCGACGATAGCGGCAAGATCTTCGCCGTCGGCGGGACCTCGACCGATGTCAGCACGCTGATGGCCGGCCAGTCCGATCTCTATGCTGCCTTCAGCCTCGCCAAGGACCTCGCCAATCGCGACTCCCTGACCGGACTCGCCAACCGTCCGGGCTTCGTGGAAAGGCTGCGCGGCGCGCTGGCGGGGCTCGACCCGGCGGGCAAGGGGCTGGCGCTGGGATTTCTCGACATCGACGCCTTCAAGGACATCAATGACGGCATGGGCCACGAGATCGGCGACGCGATCCTGTCGGCCTTCGCCCGGCGGCTGGAAGACACCATGGGCGAGCGGGCCTGCCTCGGCCGGTTCGGCGGCGACGAATTCCTGTTCTTCATCGCCGACAGCACCCCCGAAGAGGCCGAACGTCTGCTGCAAAGGACGCTCGGCGATATCCGCTCGCCCTATGAGGTGGCGGGAACCAAGGTGCTGCTGACCTGCAGCGCCGGGCTCAGCCACGCCCCGCGCGATGCCACCCGCGCCGAGGACCTGCTGCGCGCCGCCGACATGGCGCTTTATTCCGCCAAGTCGAACGGCCGCGACCGGATCTCGCATTTCAGGGAAAGCCTGCGCTTCACCAGCGAGCGGCGGTTGCAGGTGTTCAGCGCCTTGCGCAAGGCGCTTTGCGAGGACAGCTTCCGGCTGGTCTTCCAGCCCAAATTCGACATTTCCGACCGGCGCAGGATCGTCGGCGCCGAGGCGCTGCTGCGCTGGCGCGACCCGCAGCTTGGCGAGGTCTCTCCGGCCGAATTCGTCCCTCTGGCCGAGGCCAACGGCCTTCACAACGCACTCGACCTGCGGGTGCTCAAGCTGTTCGCCCGGCAGCAGGGCGAATGGGTACGGCGCGGGCTGCGGCTGCCGGTCTCGGTGAACCTCTCGGCCCGTTCGCTGCAAAGCACCGAGCTGGTGCCCTCGGTCCTGGCACTGCTCGACTATCACGACATTCCGCCCGAATTGCTGCTGCTCGAGATCACCGAGACCGGCCTGATGACCTGTGCCAGCGAGGCGCCCCGGAACCTGGCCAGGCTGGCCGATGCCGGGGTGCGGATCTCGATCGACGATTTCGGGACCGGCTATTCCTCGCTTGCCTATCTGCAAAAGCTGCGCCCGAGCGAACTGAAGATCGACCGCAGCTTCATCGCTCAGCTCGATGCCCGGGACGAGGCCTCCGAGCGTATCGTCCGGGCGATGCTGGCGCTCGCCGAGAGCCTGCAGCTCTCGACCGTGGCGGAAGGGATCGAGACCGAGGACCAACTGGCCTGGCTGGTCGAAAACGGCTGCGAATTCGGTCAGGGCTTTCTGGTCAGCCCGGGGCTTGAGATCCCGGCCTTCGAAGCCCTTCTGTCCGAATAG
- a CDS encoding Hsp20/alpha crystallin family protein, which produces MTTDMTAPDKSPADAPETARGGRIYRPLADIVECDDTVTLLLEMPGVAASDVEIALENRVLTISGRAETARPERLQLVHAEYGEGDYERAFTLSQDVDPDRIAAEMKDGLLRVTLPRAEAAQPKKIAVRSA; this is translated from the coding sequence ATGACCACCGACATGACTGCACCCGACAAAAGCCCCGCCGACGCGCCGGAAACCGCCCGTGGCGGCCGCATCTACCGCCCGCTGGCCGATATCGTCGAATGCGACGACACCGTGACGCTGCTGCTGGAGATGCCCGGCGTCGCCGCGTCCGATGTCGAGATCGCGCTGGAAAACCGGGTGTTGACGATCAGCGGCCGCGCCGAAACCGCCCGGCCCGAACGGCTGCAACTGGTTCATGCCGAATATGGCGAGGGCGATTACGAACGCGCCTTCACCCTGTCGCAGGATGTCGACCCCGACCGGATCGCGGCCGAGATGAAGGACGGGCTGCTGCGCGTGACCCTGCCACGCGCCGAAGCCGCGCAACCGAAGAAGATCGCCGTCAGGTCCGCCTGA